In Ptychodera flava strain L36383 unplaced genomic scaffold, AS_Pfla_20210202 Scaffold_87__1_contigs__length_454918_pilon, whole genome shotgun sequence, a single window of DNA contains:
- the LOC139129049 gene encoding death-associated protein kinase 1-like, with protein sequence MQEPGIKRNSSKLNVCGFGGVGKTTLMDALQRDLVAAKFTHRKEEKAPPADKITHIPTPGIDVNIIHIPKAGKYIAWDYAGQPEYYVTHNMFLRADEAVFMVVFKIMDEINDFRGKLTEKLLTWPRFIKSRITGVQSSESKPTVILVASGADNVEESRRPRAIKVVEDIRKQVRGMFKDHFNVVDETFLLNCHDSQHKDMGRLRKCLSRAKREQHIPKLCAKILDNKNKWKINKKFPILYWSEYVEQVKRIDDLVDDDFLRTATSYLDNIGELLFISNPHGDDIIVLNIQWLCSRVFGPMLATDIFLQYSKKLPKDHQLYYSRSDIDEVFSDFADTDLLLNLLKIFELVIEAHRNPSVRDSDVQFIAPALLDADMPKSQWRMDLSKQIYFGRRIQCRDETDSFSPGLFPRLQARLYNHFRDLGQTPSGIWMNGIKVCHVVECLVYMTRGWRAIHICVRAKDEENIGDCHILMEKVFGDIEDVLEICCPGSNIESRVLSAHSLRSDIDRTKLNTTPCRRL encoded by the exons ATGCAAGAACCGGGAATCAAAAGAAACAGTAGCAAGCTGAATGTGTGTGGCTTTGGCGGCGTTGGAAAAACCACTCTTATGGACGCTTTACAACgg GACTTAGTTGCAGCAAAATTTACTCATAGAAAAGAGGAGAAAGCGCCCCCTGCAGACAAAATCACGCATATACCAACACCTGGAATTGACGTTAACATTATCCATATACCAAAAGCTGGTAAATACATCGCTTGGGATTATGCTGGACAGCCAGAATACTACGTTACTCATAATATGTTCTTGAGGGCGGACGAAGCAgtgttcatggtggttttcaaGATAATGGATGAGATCAATGATTTTCGTGGTAAACTCACTGAAAAG TTGCTGACATGGCCGAGATTCATCAAATCTAGAATAACAGGTGTTCAAAGTAGTGAAAGCAAACCGACAGTAATTTTAGTGGCTAGTGGGGCTGATAATGTTGAAGAGTCTCGACGTCCTCGTG CAATCAAGGTAGTTGAAGACATACGGAAACAAGTTCGTGGAATGTTCAAGGATCACTTCAATGTAGTGGATGAAACTTTCCTGCTTAATTGTCACGATTCCCAACATAAGGACATGGGAAGACTTCGTAAATGTCTGTCACGTGCAAAG CGAGAACAACACATACCTAAACTTTGTGCGAAGATTTTAGACAACAAGAACAAATGGAAAATCAACAAGAAGTTTCCAATATTGTATTGGTCTGAATATGTAGAACAAGTGAAGAGAATAGATGATCTGGTAGATGATGACTTCCTGAGAACAGCTACATCTTATCTTGATAACATCGGCGAG CTTCTCTTCATCAGCAATCCACACGGTGACGACATTATTGTCCTCAATATTCAATGGCTGTGCTCCAGGGTTTTTGGACCAATGCTAGCCACTGATATTTTCCTTCAATATAGCAAGAAGTTACCGAAGGATCATCAATTGTATTACAGTCGAAGTGATATCGATGAGGTGTTCAGTGACTTTGCCGATACTGACTTACTTCTAAACCTCTTGAAAATATTCGAGCTCGTCATTGAAGCCCACCGCAATCCTTCAGTACGTGATAGCGACGTGCAGTTTATTGCACCTGCGTTATTGGATGCAGATATGCCGAAATCGCAGTGGAGAATggatttatcaaaacaaatctATTTCGGTCGAAGAATTCAATGTCGAGATGAAACAGATAGTTTCTCTCCTGGATTATTTCCCCGACTACAGGCAAGACTTTACAATCATTTCCGTGACCTAGGTCAGACTCCCAGTGGAATATGGATGAATGGTATCAAGGTTTGCCATGTGGTTGAATGTTTGGTGTACATGACCAGGGGTTGGAGGGCCATTCACATCTGCGTCAGGGCAAAAGACGAAGAAAACATCGGAGACTGCCACATCCTAATGGAAAAGGTGTTTGGAGATATAGAAGACGTCTTAGAAATCTGCTGCCCTGGTAGTAATATCGAGAGTCGTGTGCTTAGCGCACACTCATTGAGGAGTGACATAGACCGGACAAAGTTAAATACTACTCCGTGCAGAAGATTATAG